The sequence AACCCAAATACCCACCAGTTTATTTCAACGCGATAAGCAAAATTTTGCAGCCAGGTATGCATCAGCCACCAGGCAAAGGGGCTGCTGATCAGCATAGCGACGAGGATCAGCCTGATGAAATCCTTCGTCAGTAAGGTAACAATACCCATTACCGATGCGCCCAACACTTTGCGGATGCCGATCTCTTTTATGCGCTGCACCGTTACCAGCGATATCAGCCCCAATAGGCCCAGGCAACTGATAAAGATGGCCACCATTGTGCCGGCTTTGATGAGTTTGTTGATCATCATTTCCTTTTGATACAGGTCGGCTATTTGCTTATCCACAAAATGATATTCAAACACATATTGCGGGAAAACCCGGCGGTAAGTTTGCTTAATAGCGTCTATCAAATCTAATTGATGACCGCCAGCAATTTTAATAGCTGCATAACGGTAATAATCGGGCTGGGCGGCAATTAGTAAAGGTTGCACAGGCTGATACAGGGCAAGGCTGTTAAAATCCTTCACAACGCCCACAATAGTACCTTGTTTATCGCTGAAATCGCCGGCGGTTAAACTGCGGCCGATGGCTTCCTGCGGGCTTTTTATCTTCAGTTTGGCCAATAATTGCTGGTTGATGATAAACTGCGCCTTAGGGTTGATAGATGATATGGGATGCCCGGCCAAAAGCTTCAGTTTAAAGGTACTGATGTATTGCTCATCGCCAATTATACTGTTCACACTAAAATTTTCCCAGTCCTTGCCATTGTAACGTACCGAACCGCCTTTATTAGTGAAATCAGCAGGCGCACTATAACAGTAGCTTACATTTTTAACGGCCGGATTGCTGTTCAGTTGATTACGCAGGTAATCCAGCGCGTTCAGATCGGTATTGTGGATGGGCACCAGTATCACCGCGTCTTTATTAAAGCCCATATCGGCGTTAATAAGCATTTTAACCTGCAGGGTAATGATCAGCGCGCAAACAATCAGCACTTGCGCTATTACGTTCTGTAGCACGATCAGTCCATCGCGCGAAAACCTGCGGCTCCCATTACTTTGGCCAACCATGTTTTTCAGGGCGTTGGCAGGCTTAAACCTGCTTAAAATAACAGCCGGGTAAAAGCCTGCAACCAATATGAGCAGCAACAGCAATACCGGCAGGAACACAAATACGCCGCCGCTGATAGATAGGGGCAACTGTAGCCAGTTATTCAGCACCGGTAAAAACAACATTACCGTTAATAAGGCCAGTAATGTTGCCGCAATAGCAACATAAGCCGTTTCGGCCATAAACTGCCAAAAAATCCCGGCCGGGCTGCTGCCCAATACTTTGCGGGTGCCGATCTCCTTAGCGCGGGTAAGGCTTTGCGCCGTAGCCATATTTATAAAGTTTACACCCGCTATCAGCAATAAAGCTAAACCAACCAAGGCTAAAACGGCCAGTAAAGGCTTTGCGATAGTGCCGCTGTAGCGGCTGTTAAAATGGATATCGGATAGTGGCTGCAGGTGAAACTGGTAAACATCCACATCGCCCTTATAAAACTTTTGGCGGATGCTGTTGATACTATTGTTGACCTGCGCCCCGGCTTGCGCGTTGTTTAGTAAAACAAATACGTTGGTTTTCGATGAAATAAAGCGCCAGTCGGTATTGATGGGTTTGTCCAGATCGGGATAAACGTCTTTTAACGATGCCAGCGAGATGAACAGATCGGCACGGATATCGGTATTTTTCACGTTATCCTGTATCACGCCGGTAATGGTAATATTGGTTTTATCGTCCAGCCTGATGGTGCGGCCAATGGCATCGTCGGTATTGAAATATTTTTTAGCTAAACCTGCTGTTATCACGGCGTTGCCCGGGGCCGATAAAGCATTACCGGCATTGCCGTGCAGCCAGTTATAAGTGAATATATCAAACAGGTCGTTATTGGTAAAGGCGATGTTTTCGTTCTCGTAATACAGATCCGCTTTAGTCTGATCGTCCGGTTTTACCGCGACCGTAAAGCTTCGCTTCTTCAACAACACGGCTTCTTTAACAATAGCCGGGTTTTGCTGCTGAAGCGTTTTTCCTAAAATAATGGGCGACCCCTGGTCGTAAAAAACTGTGCCATCGCCAATGTGCAGATCGTTCACAATGCGATATGTGCGTTTGGCATTATTGTGGTAGGTGTCGAAACTTAAATGGAACGATATGAAGATAAACAGAATGATTGCGCAGCCTATGCCCATAGCCAGGCCAAGCACATTAATGGCGGAATAAAAACGTTGCTTATAAAAGTTGCGCCAGGCTATTTTCAGGTAATTGCGTATCATGATGCGATGTTTGGTTTGTCAACGCAAAATAGCCAATACTGATGGCTTAAATAACTACCTGTCAGCTTTTAACAAAACTTTAACTATTAGCAGTAATGCCTGTTTTACGTAGAGATGCTTCGTGCCTCAATGACATTGTGGAAAGAGGTGATCCTCGTTACGAACTTTGCTTATACTTTACGTCAATCAAGTGATTTGGCTTTAAATAAATAAAATCATTTTTAAGATCAAGCAGCATATTAAAGCGCTTCAGCAAATCATTTCCTAAAAAGTTGAGTTCGTAACCCGCGGGGTTTATCTTGCTGCTTAAAATAAGGGCAGGGACGTTGCCGAGCGGGAAGTTATTGATAGTATAAGATGGTGTAAGCACCACATTGCTTTGAAAAGTACGATTTTGCGGATCGCTGAACGTCATCGATTTGATCAGTTTTAACCGATCCACTGGCAAGTGTTGTTTACCCACCCAGCCGCTATCAACAATCATCGCCGTTTCCGAACCCGTATCCATAGAGAAGTTGCCGGTGTATACTTTACCATCTATCTTAAAACTGCCCCGCACCAGGGCGTTAGAGCGGTTGAAGATCAGTTTAGAGCGCTGATAACCTTTGGGTATCTTTGCTAAATTATTGTGGATAATGATCAGGCTTTTATCGTAATCCAGTTCTATGGTTTTACCCTCAAACAAGTTCCAGGCAAAGCGGCCGTCCATCTCATGGGCAGTGCTTCCGGTGGTTGATACCGGCGGATCGGTAAACACAACCTGGCCCATTTGCAAGCGGGTAACCTTAGCCATTTTATTAAAATTTGGCGTTACCTTACCTGCAATCGCATCGGGTTGGGTTACCAGTAAATGCGTCTTTTTCAAAATCGCGTCGCGCGTCAGGTGCACATCAAACGAACTAAGATCCAAGTGCAGCATCAGCGTGTCGGTATTATTGATAACCGCCTTTACCGCAATGGCATCATGAGTGGTCAGCGTAAAGGGAATGGTATCGTGAGTAGCTGCAACGTTTTTGAACTTATCTTCGGGCGGTATGGCGCTGGCGACCTGTGTAAAGCAGGAATCCTTGCCGTTCAGCAATATCACAAAATTATAGCGGGTGCCGGGCTTTACCTGTACACGGATGGAATCGATATCGGTGTAAAACGTTACGTACTTGGCTTCGCGGGTGCGGTCGGCAGTAAATACATCAGGCCTTGCGGACGGCGTCAGGGTCCACGAGTTTTTATTTAGAAATTCTCCGTCCTTTACAGATACGCTTTTAGCGGTAGCCCTGATAACCGGTAATTTGCTTTGTGCAAAAAGAGTGTGAGCGAATAGTATGGGCAGGTATAGGAAGAGGCGTTTCATTCCCCTAAGTTAGGATAATTATTGTTTTTGATCCATTACTAAAAGTAAACAGGCGGGGTATTTGCCCCGCCTGTTTATAAATTTATTTCACACTATAGGTTTTTACACCACTCATTGGGTCGCCCTTGCCGCTAACGCCCTGTACTACAACACGTATGTTGGTTTTAGGGTCGGCGTTGTAAAAGGTAACTGTGGCTTGTCCGTTGGCATCTGTCCGTATGATAGGCTCCCAATGGATGGTGTTGCGCATATCGGGTTTAGACGCGTTGATGGCTGTGCTGGTATGCAGCGGTTTGTAGAAATCGCGGGCTTCGTAATAACCGGGCAAGGTGGTGCCGGTAAGGCCGGCACCGTTAAGTTCCATCGCGCCGGGTTTCAAAGTAAGCAATATCACAAAAAGATTTTCGGGGGGAGGGATCCGGCCATTTGATACCACACCAACACCCATAATGTTTGTACCTGCTCCGGAAGCTATTTTAGGTGGTTTTAACCCGGCCAGCATCCGCCTGATCACCACTTTCTCAACTGCGGTCATAGGCAAGCTAAGGTAGTTGTTGGAGAAATGAGCCATTACATCTTCATCATCGTCATCGGTAAAAAAAGCCTCTTTATTGTCGACAATGAAACGCGGCTTGTAATTTTTACCATCGGCAAAAAATACGATCTGGTCGGGGTAATCTGTTGGTTGCGGGATAGGTTTGGCCTGTTTGGACGCGTATAAAATATAATCGTGCAGGGTGTTAAATTTCATATCGGCAGCAGTAACCGTTAACACTTCATCGGGAAAGCCACTGCTTACGGCTGTCTGGTCGCGTAATACAATATTACGGCTCGCTTTAATTTTAACTTCCTTCAGGTTGGTTACGCTATCCAGTTTTTTATTGGCCACTGCACGTTTGCCAAGTTCGGCAGTAAGGTTAGCAGAAATGTCTGTGGTTTCATTAAGGCCGCTTTTATTTATGGGCAGGCTGTTTTTAGATAACGAATCGATCTGTAAAATGCCGTTTGATTCGCCCTTGTCGTTACGCGAGGTGAGGGTAACGCGCTGCTGTCCGTACAAGGGGATGTTATCAAAGTAATAGTTGCCCGCTTCGTTGGTTTTTGTTACAAACACTTTTTGCCCGGTTGCTTTGGCATTACGCATGGTAATATTGGCTCCTGCGATAACTTTTTTTCCGTTCTGGTCTTTCACATTGCCCGATACTGTAAAGCCTTGTTCGGGCAGGTAGGATATTTTGATAGCGGTGTCGGCCAGTCTTTTCCATATCAAATTGCGCCAGCCCTGGGTTAACAGCAGCATATCCAACTGGCGCGCGCGGTTAACATTGGTGGTATCAAAATAACGCTCGATATGTTCTATTTTACCTCGTACTTCCGAGCCTAAGGTCATATAAGCCATAATATCATCCACGGCCGAATGATCTACTCCGGCATCAATGGCGGCCAGCGAGAAGTTGCCCTGTACCGGCTTATGGTCGGCCCCGGTGGTTTTAACAGTAACCGTTACTTTTTCGCGCGATCTATAAACCTGCTTTTCGGTACTAACCGCCACTTTAGCGCTGTGGTTAGGATGACTTACATAGAACAGCCTTTCGCAATTTGGTTTATGCTGATCATCGTACAGCGTAATGGCGGTGATACCCTCCGGCAGGATGCTTTCCGGTACCTTCACCAGGGCCTGGTTATCCGTTAATTGTATCTGCGGACTTGCATACGCTACACCGGCATGCTTTACCGATAAGGTTAAAGGCTTGCCGGCGAAAGTTGCTGATGCCGCGTTGTTGCAGCTAATGGTGATATAAATGAGCGTATCGCGTTTAGCTACCTTTAAAGACAGGCCGCTGCCCAGCGCGTCGGGCAGGGCGGCTTGTACAGCTTGCCCTTTGTATTTTAAACTGGTATGATATTTTTGTCCGGCAACCGGCACTATCGCGAACAGGCCCATCCCCAAACTATCGCAGGCAAAGCGGGCTATCGTATCTCCCGTTGCAGATAATACGGGACCGCTAACCGCGATGCCCTTACCGCTTGCATCTTCGGCCTTTACACCCACAATAGCGCTGATATCATTAACCAGCGAGCCTCCCTCGGGGAAGAAGCGGATGATTGGCGCGCCACTTGCGGATTGCGCGCCCTGTGATGCGGCGGCAACTGTTTTGGGTGAGTTGCTTCCAATTGACGCTCCTTTTCCCTGCGCGGCACTACCGGTAATGGTAATGCTTTTTTCGAAGATGAAGTTATCGCCAAAATTGCGCATCCAGTTGGTATAGGCCCTTAGCCGGTAGGTACCGGGTGCCAAACGTGCGGGCAAGGGGATATCGCCCTTGCCCAGGCCATTAGTTAATTGCAGGGTTTCACTGTACACCATGGTATCGGCTGGTGCTATCAACTCTATATGCAGATTTTTACTGGTGCCGATCAGGTGGTTATCCTGCGCATTCACCACATAGGCCCTCAGCCAGATATCCTCGCCCTCGTTATAAATATTGCGGTCGGTATGGATAAAAGTCTTTTCAAAAAATAGTTTGATAGGGGCTGGTGTTTGTGGCGTGGTTTGTGCCGCGGCCCGTAAACTGCAAACAACAGCCACGCAGGTGATTAGCCGGATGGTAAGGTTTTTCATTTGGTTGATGGTTATAATTGTTAGGGGTATGTGTTTATACAAATCTGCTAAACATTTAGCTTGATTTGTATACTTCAGGATAGGACAGGATAGTTGGGCGATGGTTTAACAGCGATCTGTATTCAGTTAGATATTTTGGCCACGTATATTATTGGTAAAAAAGTGGACTATTTCAGTATAAAACACACAAAAGAAGTGTCTTACACTGAATATTGAACATTGGAGGTAATGTTCTGTTTGATAGTTTGTTACGTGTTCAAATTGTGTTCAATATGCGTTCAAAAGCGTTCAATTTGAGGTTGTTTGATATCCACACAATAAAGTCCGGCTTATTTAACAATTGCCTGGTTAACCAGCACACGGAACTTACCGATCAGGTTTTCGTCCCAATAGCTATCCATCTGGCAAAGGAAAACCCCAACCACCTGCTCTTTCGGGTCGACCCAAAAACGGGTATAAAAAGCGCCGTCCCAGCCAAATTGACCGATGCTTTCTAATTCGTTAAACTGACTATCCTTTATCCGCAGCCCAAAGCCGAGGCCGAATTTATCGCCCATAATGCCATTATGCGTGGATGTTGGCGTGAAGATCAGCAGACCGCCGATGGAATTGCTGGTCATCAGGTCGATGGTTTTTGGGGATAGGATGCGCCTGCCGTCTAATTGCCCACGGTTCAGCAGCATTTGCGCGAAGCGGGAATAATCAGCAGCGGTTGATACCAGCCCTGCACCACCTGCGAAATAGTTTTGTATGGCCGGGTAGGGGAAATATTTGGTCTCCTTCTCTAATTTGCCCGACTTATTCATTTTGTAAAGGCTCGCCATCCGCGGAAATTTCTCCTTCGGTACGCTGAAATAAGTATCGTGCATGTTCAATGGCGTAAAGATGGCCTGCTTCAGGTATTCATCTAAGGTTTTATGGGTGATCACCTCAACCAAATAGCCTAACACATCAACCGACATCCCGTAATGAAACTCCTCGCCGGGCTGTGAGATTAGCGGCAATTTGCCCAGCGCCTGTATCTTTTCCTCTAAGGTGCCGGGTGTAGGTAAAAGGCCCACGGTCATGCCGGCTTTGGTGTAATAAGGCGCTTGCAAGCCATCGCCATAAGTGATGCCCGAGGTATGGTTTAGTAATTCCCGTATAGTGATCTCGCTTTTGGCCGGAACCAAAATCACACTGTCTGATTTGGGCGACCTCGTCACCACCATGGGGTTCTTAAACTCGGGTATGTATTTGGAAATGGGATCGTTTAGGAGGAAGTAGCCCTGTTCGTACAAGGTCATTACCGCTGCCGATGTGATGGCTTTGGTCATGGAGGCGATGCGGAACATTGAGCCGGCGTCCATCGCTTTGCTGGCTTCGATATCGGCTTTGCCGAATGCTTTGTAGTAAACCGTTTTACCATGCCTT comes from Mucilaginibacter mali and encodes:
- a CDS encoding ABC transporter permease — its product is MIRNYLKIAWRNFYKQRFYSAINVLGLAMGIGCAIILFIFISFHLSFDTYHNNAKRTYRIVNDLHIGDGTVFYDQGSPIILGKTLQQQNPAIVKEAVLLKKRSFTVAVKPDDQTKADLYYENENIAFTNNDLFDIFTYNWLHGNAGNALSAPGNAVITAGLAKKYFNTDDAIGRTIRLDDKTNITITGVIQDNVKNTDIRADLFISLASLKDVYPDLDKPINTDWRFISSKTNVFVLLNNAQAGAQVNNSINSIRQKFYKGDVDVYQFHLQPLSDIHFNSRYSGTIAKPLLAVLALVGLALLLIAGVNFINMATAQSLTRAKEIGTRKVLGSSPAGIFWQFMAETAYVAIAATLLALLTVMLFLPVLNNWLQLPLSISGGVFVFLPVLLLLLILVAGFYPAVILSRFKPANALKNMVGQSNGSRRFSRDGLIVLQNVIAQVLIVCALIITLQVKMLINADMGFNKDAVILVPIHNTDLNALDYLRNQLNSNPAVKNVSYCYSAPADFTNKGGSVRYNGKDWENFSVNSIIGDEQYISTFKLKLLAGHPISSINPKAQFIINQQLLAKLKIKSPQEAIGRSLTAGDFSDKQGTIVGVVKDFNSLALYQPVQPLLIAAQPDYYRYAAIKIAGGHQLDLIDAIKQTYRRVFPQYVFEYHFVDKQIADLYQKEMMINKLIKAGTMVAIFISCLGLLGLISLVTVQRIKEIGIRKVLGASVMGIVTLLTKDFIRLILVAMLISSPFAWWLMHTWLQNFAYRVEINWWVFGLSGVSAITIACITISIRSVKAALANPVNSLRDN
- a CDS encoding carboxypeptidase-like regulatory domain-containing protein; this encodes MKNLTIRLITCVAVVCSLRAAAQTTPQTPAPIKLFFEKTFIHTDRNIYNEGEDIWLRAYVVNAQDNHLIGTSKNLHIELIAPADTMVYSETLQLTNGLGKGDIPLPARLAPGTYRLRAYTNWMRNFGDNFIFEKSITITGSAAQGKGASIGSNSPKTVAAASQGAQSASGAPIIRFFPEGGSLVNDISAIVGVKAEDASGKGIAVSGPVLSATGDTIARFACDSLGMGLFAIVPVAGQKYHTSLKYKGQAVQAALPDALGSGLSLKVAKRDTLIYITISCNNAASATFAGKPLTLSVKHAGVAYASPQIQLTDNQALVKVPESILPEGITAITLYDDQHKPNCERLFYVSHPNHSAKVAVSTEKQVYRSREKVTVTVKTTGADHKPVQGNFSLAAIDAGVDHSAVDDIMAYMTLGSEVRGKIEHIERYFDTTNVNRARQLDMLLLTQGWRNLIWKRLADTAIKISYLPEQGFTVSGNVKDQNGKKVIAGANITMRNAKATGQKVFVTKTNEAGNYYFDNIPLYGQQRVTLTSRNDKGESNGILQIDSLSKNSLPINKSGLNETTDISANLTAELGKRAVANKKLDSVTNLKEVKIKASRNIVLRDQTAVSSGFPDEVLTVTAADMKFNTLHDYILYASKQAKPIPQPTDYPDQIVFFADGKNYKPRFIVDNKEAFFTDDDDEDVMAHFSNNYLSLPMTAVEKVVIRRMLAGLKPPKIASGAGTNIMGVGVVSNGRIPPPENLFVILLTLKPGAMELNGAGLTGTTLPGYYEARDFYKPLHTSTAINASKPDMRNTIHWEPIIRTDANGQATVTFYNADPKTNIRVVVQGVSGKGDPMSGVKTYSVK
- a CDS encoding serine hydrolase domain-containing protein, whose product is MIKSIRFAIAALSLCISVIVHAQGLPAGKPAEQGFSSERLSRIDTVLNYYVKQGKIPGAVALVARHGKTVYYKAFGKADIEASKAMDAGSMFRIASMTKAITSAAVMTLYEQGYFLLNDPISKYIPEFKNPMVVTRSPKSDSVILVPAKSEITIRELLNHTSGITYGDGLQAPYYTKAGMTVGLLPTPGTLEEKIQALGKLPLISQPGEEFHYGMSVDVLGYLVEVITHKTLDEYLKQAIFTPLNMHDTYFSVPKEKFPRMASLYKMNKSGKLEKETKYFPYPAIQNYFAGGAGLVSTAADYSRFAQMLLNRGQLDGRRILSPKTIDLMTSNSIGGLLIFTPTSTHNGIMGDKFGLGFGLRIKDSQFNELESIGQFGWDGAFYTRFWVDPKEQVVGVFLCQMDSYWDENLIGKFRVLVNQAIVK